The following nucleotide sequence is from Endozoicomonas sp. GU-1.
AATAAATATACGTTATCAGAGATCATCATGCCCGCAAGTCACGAGCCGGAATCCAGCCATTCACACCGCCTGGACAGCAAAGGCACTGTTTTTGACAACCGCAGCGGTGAAGAGCGCTGCTACCGTATTCGCTGTGCAGGAATCACCAAAGTGTATCCGGGTGTTGTTGCCAATGATCAGGTAAGCCTGGCCATCCGGCCTGGCGAAATCCATGCGCTGCTGGGCGAAAATGGTGCAGGCAAAAGTACCTTGATGAAAATCCTCTATGGCGTGACGCAACCAGACAGCGGACATATCTGGTTTGATGGCCAGCAGCACACCCTGAAATCGCCAGCCCATGCAAGACGCCTTGGCATCGGCATGGTATTCCAGCACTTCTCATTGTTTGAGACCTTAACCGTGGTGGAAAACATTGCACTCTCTTTTTACGGAAAGGCGATGGATAAAAGAGCAGCAGGCCAGCTGAAGGATCTGGCCCGACGCATTGAGGAAATCTCCAGCCATTACGGTATGCCCATTGACCCTCATCGTCATGTGCACAGTTTATCCACCGGAGAGCGCCAGCGGGTTGAGATCATTCGCTGCCTGGTACAAGACATTAGCCTGTTGATTCTGGATGAGCCCACCTCGGTGCTGACACCACAGGAAGTCAGCAGTTTATTTGTCACCTTGAAAAAGCTGGCCGCTGAAGGTTGCAGTCTGTTGTTTATCAGCCATAAGCTTCAGGAAGTTAAAGCCCTGTGTGATAGCGTCACGGTACTGAGACACGGAAAGATTGCCGGAACCTGTGATCCGAAAACCACCAGCACTGAGGATATGGCCAGTATGATGGTGGGCAGCCAGACGACACTGGGTCAGCGCTACAGTTTTTCCACCAATGAGAATGACGATAAACGC
It contains:
- a CDS encoding ABC transporter ATP-binding protein, whose product is MPASHEPESSHSHRLDSKGTVFDNRSGEERCYRIRCAGITKVYPGVVANDQVSLAIRPGEIHALLGENGAGKSTLMKILYGVTQPDSGHIWFDGQQHTLKSPAHARRLGIGMVFQHFSLFETLTVVENIALSFYGKAMDKRAAGQLKDLARRIEEISSHYGMPIDPHRHVHSLSTGERQRVEIIRCLVQDISLLILDEPTSVLTPQEVSSLFVTLKKLAAEGCSLLFISHKLQEVKALCDSVTVLRHGKIAGTCDPKTTSTEDMASMMVGSQTTLGQRYSFSTNENDDKRLNVTGLTEAALGDFGTPLHDIHFSVKPGEILGIAGVAGNGQKELIQLLSGERLATSPDFITLDNQAIGQLTPGKRRRLGMAVVPEERLGRGAVPDMSLSDNGLLTGFLQNLVSGGFLRQRRIHGFANNVIRRFRVKAHGHSADAKSLSGGNLQKFIIGREILQNPKLLICASPTWGVDVGAANLIHQSLIDLRDKGTAIVVLSEDLDELFQISDRIGALCHGKLSPVRPVRETSINEVGQWMAGVFGHPETSASAPMAMEPDSQAKEYTP